The stretch of DNA CTTTTCTTCAACTGTCACCTGCAATGTTTCATTAAAAAGTCAATAGCATGTTTTGGACAGTTGAGAACTGCAATCAgcaagaattttttttagacATAAAGACAAGGAAAATTAGACGAATCAAGACAAAGATTAAATGTACTTCCTAAATGGAGAAATTTAGGTTCGCAGTGCAATTTGGCAGACAACATTACCAAAAGACAATTTTCAGTTGCGCATGTCATAAGAACAGGATGTTGAATGTTCTATTCCAAATATTTTGGTCCTTTAGATGAACAATGAACTGCCTAATTACTACAGCGCATTAAAAGAATATGGTCAAAATTTGAAAGGAAATATAATCTCATGAATTACAACCTAACACTTGGAAAGGAAATAATGAAGATAATAGAACACACATGACGTGGTAAAAATTACCTTCTCAAGAGGATATGCAGTTTTGCCACAAGTTGCACACTTTTCTTGTGTTCCTGAAAACATCCTTGCAGCTTTGCTTGGTGTTCTGGTCTGAATAGCAATTTTTCCACAACAATGATCACTTACCTATTTGAAGAGTGCAAACAGACTAAAACTACCGCAGACCTATTTGAAGAGTGCAAACAGACTAAAACTAACGCAGGCAGACGGGAACTACTCACCAGCTCAGGGCCCGACTTTTCCGGAGTAATCTTTGCGGCTGAAAGAAGAAGAGCACACCACATCATCATATCGCATACGCGCAAAAACCTTGCATTCATGTCAATGGTTCGGTACTGAAGGCCTACGTGATTGTGATTGGAAGCTCTTGTTGTAGCTCCCGGTCTCCTTGAACAGCTGCTCGAAATGGGCCTTGCAGTATGGCACTCCTTCGAACGAGGAATAGTTGCTCAGCTGTCAAAGGCCAAAAAGATGAACACGGAGATTGTCAGGCCCTGCATAACTGCGCATCTTTGCCTACCTACCGACAGCTCTGCTTAGCCTAAGCAGACGATCAAAGAACAGTTTTCATTTCCAACAATTTTCCGCCCAATCCTCTTTTACCAAGTCAGCAAATGGGAAGCGGACAAAATCATGATCTCTTGGGCGTAGAATTGTCCTGATACTACGAAACGCTCGCATCAGATCCGTTCCCCGCAGCAATCCGCAGATCTACTACTCGATTCTACAGTACATTGCACATTTGCACTACAGCTACAGCAGATCcatccacccacccacccaccgccGAAACACAAGAACGCGAGCAAAGGGAACGTACGGAGAGGGTGGACTTGCAGTGCTGGCACTTGAAGCAGGAGCGGTGGAAGACGACGCCGTCGGTGGAGAGCTGGTCCATCGGGTACACCGTCTTGGTGCACACCTTGCACTTCTGCTGCGTCCCGCTAAACATCCTCGCCCCAATCCTCCTAGCTCCTACTCCCTGGGTTGCCGCGCGGCCGCGAAGCGCGCAAGATCTGAGAGCGCCCCCCGATCCGGCCTTGGCCTTCGCGCGCGCGAGAGAGGAGGGAACGGGGAGAATGAGGAGCACCTCCGCccggcggccccggcggccgAGGATAGATACGCAGGAGGTGAGGCGCAATTAAGCAATGGAATTATGACGGGTTCGTCTCCCCCAGCTCGCTCGCCCAGCGCCTCACTTTTGCCGCGGCGGAAAGGAAAAGCCAGCAACAAGGATGGGATGGCTGCTGCTCATTAAATTAAACTAGTACGAAATTATGAGCGCCACCATTAGTGCGCGAGCGAGGAGGGAGCTCCGCTCCGCGCACAGGCCGCGCCGATGCTAGGGTCGCTGCGGGCGGGGCCACAGGGTGATCGGACCCACATGTCGGCGATCGGGGAGTTTCGCCGCCGGTGGGGGACCGAGAAGAAGTAGTACGGGGGAAGCGAGCAGGGGTCGCGTGGGTGGACGGGGCTGGTGGGGCCAGAGCGTCAGTCTCTTTGACTGGCGAGATATTATTGCGGGCCCCGCCGGAGCAGGCGCGGTGCGGCCCACGTCGGCCAGCCAGCCTTTGCCCGTCTGCCTCGTCGGCCGGATTATCCTCTTGTTCCTTCGTGATTGGCAGTTTGGGTTGGGAATCGGTTAGCTACAGCTGCAGCCTACAGCGCATCAGCGTGGCAtcgcattgaattttctctcgCTCTTTTTTCCCTTCATTTTTCACTCGGAGCGAAAGGACGAGCATGTGCATTGATCTTGTATGCCCAGTACTGTTGGAGTgtggctgacatgtggggccgtGCGGGAAGGGCCGTGTCGTGCTCGGAGTCGACGGGGTCCATGAGTCCATCACGGCGGTTGGCGGGTCATCATGTGCTAGTAGCAGTACAAGTACAGTGTTGCACTTACAGGCTGCAGCTCATTTTCGAAACGTTTTGCTTTAAGCATGGTTAGTACTGTATAAGCTCAATACAATAATGCACGACCTGGTGGTTAGTGGAGCATACAGCGGTTGAGCAGTATATATTAAGGAGCTAGAGAAATGCCAACCTGCATCTGTACATCCTTGTTCGATCGTCTGCCATCAAATCAATTCTCACTATACACCCGTTGCTTTTGATGGATTTTGTAGTTACGGCAGAGAAAAGAAATACAGGACTAATTACGCACAGGCACAGCGTCAATCACCGTCACGGCAACCTCTCTCGCTCTGCTCATCTGCCGCAACACACCACGTG from Panicum virgatum strain AP13 chromosome 9K, P.virgatum_v5, whole genome shotgun sequence encodes:
- the LOC120652903 gene encoding LIM domain-containing protein WLIM2b-like isoform X1; the encoded protein is MFSGTQQKCKVCTKTVYPMDQLSTDGVVFHRSCFKCQHCKSTLSLSNYSSFEGVPYCKAHFEQLFKETGSYNKSFQSQSPAKITPEKSGPELVSDHCCGKIAIQTRTPSKAARMFSGTQEKCATCGKTAYPLEKVTVEEKAYHKSCFKCSHGGCAITPSNYAALEGILYCKHHFSQLFKEKGSYNHLIKCASVKRTEAQPEQPAADSS
- the LOC120652903 gene encoding LIM domain-containing protein WLIM2b-like isoform X2, giving the protein MFSGTQQKCKVCTKTVYPMDQLSTDGVVFHRSCFKCQHCKSTLSLSNYSSFEGVPYCKAHFEQLFKETGSYNKSFQSQSPAKITPEKSGPELTRTPSKAARMFSGTQEKCATCGKTAYPLEKVTVEEKAYHKSCFKCSHGGCAITPSNYAALEGILYCKHHFSQLFKEKGSYNHLIKCASVKRTEAQPEQPAADSS